One Pyrus communis chromosome 4, drPyrComm1.1, whole genome shotgun sequence genomic region harbors:
- the LOC137731757 gene encoding hydroxycinnamoyltransferase-like isoform X2 has translation MAKQEHSSTLRNLKVYAKSNLERGEERRRCQTIPYHLRFPFYEPDFGWGKPPWVTSGTEFKNLILLMDTRDGDGIEVSLNLKEEDMAIFESTKELLECVLNWMLVWLFPIFPHDFRYPIENMKNPTLIL, from the exons ATGGCAAAGCAAGAGCATTCCAGCACTCTCAGGAACTTAAAAG TTTATGCAAAGAGCAACTTAGAAAGaggtgaagaaagaagaagatgtCAAACCATACCTTATCACCTCAG GTTTCCTTTCTATGAACCTGATTTTGGATGGGGAAAGCCACCATGGGTGACTTCAGGTACGGAGTTCAAGAATCTAATTTTGTTAATGGATACACGAGATGGAGATGGCATAGAAGTATCCTTGAATCTCAAGGAAGAAGACATGGCCATATTTGAAAGCACTAAGGAGCTGCTTGA GTGTGTGCTAAATTGGATGTTGGTTTGGTTGTTTCCAATCTTTCCCCACGACTTTCGATACCCAATAGAGAATATGAAAAAcccaactttaattttgtaa
- the LOC137731757 gene encoding tabersonine-19-hydroxy-O-acetyltransferase-like isoform X3: MAKQEHSSTLRNLKVYAKSNLERGEERRRCQTIPYHLRFPFYEPDFGWGKPPWVTSGTEFKNLILLMDTRDGDGIEVSLNLKEEDMAIFESTKELLEVI, from the exons ATGGCAAAGCAAGAGCATTCCAGCACTCTCAGGAACTTAAAAG TTTATGCAAAGAGCAACTTAGAAAGaggtgaagaaagaagaagatgtCAAACCATACCTTATCACCTCAG GTTTCCTTTCTATGAACCTGATTTTGGATGGGGAAAGCCACCATGGGTGACTTCAGGTACGGAGTTCAAGAATCTAATTTTGTTAATGGATACACGAGATGGAGATGGCATAGAAGTATCCTTGAATCTCAAGGAAGAAGACATGGCCATATTTGAAAGCACTAAGGAGCTGCTTGA AGTGATCTGA
- the LOC137730853 gene encoding beta-amylase 1, chloroplastic, translating to MALSMTHQIGALSGTPVTTTEASSSSVESVSTSPMWKSPAASLTCKIQKPEGMDGLSPPLSPCRSPGLGSSRADLSMACRAFATEVESPVLEHQVRGAHDKGTGVPVYVMMPLDSVTMNNSVNRKKAMNASLQALKSAGAEGVMMDVWWGLVEREAPGAYNWGGYAELLEMAKKHGLKVQAVMSFHRCGGNVGDSVTIPLPKWVVEEVEKDPDLAYTDQWGRRNCEYLSLGADTLPVLKGRTPVQCYADFMRAFRDNFKHLLGDTIVEIQVGMGPAGELRYPSYPESNGTWKFPGIGAFQCFDKYILSGLKAAAEAAGKPEWGSTGPTDAGHYNNWPEDTPFFRKDGGGWNSTYGEFFLGWYSQMLLDHGERILTSAKSIFEEAGVKISVKVAGIHWHYGTRSHAPELTAGYYNTRFRDGYVPIAQMLARHGAIFNFTCVEMRDHEQPQDAQCLPEKLVRQVAMATQKTNVPLAGENALPRYDDYAHEQILEASSLNVEGNTEGNQMCAFTYLRMNPHLFQPDNWRRFVAFVKKMKEKGSHKCREEVEREAEHFVHVSTPLVQEAAVPLMH from the exons ATGGCGTTAAGCATGACGCATCAGATCGGCGCACTCTCTGGGACTCCAGTTACGACGACCGAAGCCAGCTCATCATCCGTTGAATCGGTCAGCACGTCGCCGATGTGGAAGTCTCCGGCGGCTAGTCTGACTTGCAAAATTCAGAAGCCGGAGGGGATGGACGGGTTGTCGCCGCCGTTGAGCCCGTGCAGATCGCCGGGTCTCGGGTCGAGCCGGGCGGATCTGTCGATGGCGTGCAGGGCGTTTGCGACGGAGGTGGAATCACCGGTTCTGGAGCACCAGGTGAGGGGTGCGCACGATAAGGGCACGGGAGTGCCGGTTTATGTGATGATGCCGTTGGACAGCGTGACGATGAACAACTCGGTGAACCGGAAGAAGGCGATGAACGCTAGTCTTCAGGCGCTGAAAAGCGCGGGGGCGGAGGGTGTGATGATGGACGTGTGGTGGGGTTTGGTGGAGAGGGAAGCGCCCGGCGCGTACAATTGGGGCGGGTACGCTGAGCTTCTCGAGATGGCGAAGAAGCACGGCCTCAAAGTACAGGCTGTGATGTCGTTTCATCGGTGCGGCGGGAACGTCGGTGACTCCGTTAC CATTCCCTTACCCAAGTGGGTTGTGGAAGAGGTTGAGAAAGATCCAGACCTTGCATACACTGATCAGTGGGGAAGGAGGAATTGCGAGTATTTATCGCTTGGCGCTGATACCCTCCCAGTCCTCAAGGGCCGCACGCCGGTCCAGTGCTACGCCGACTTCATGCGTGCCTTCCGGGACAACTTCAAACACCTTCTTGGTGACACCATTGTG GAAATCCAAGTTGGAATGGGTCCAGCAGGTGAGCTGCGTTACCCTTCGTATCCCGAATCCAATGGGACATGGAAATTTCCAGGAATTGGCGCCTTCCAATGTTTTGACAAG TATATACTCAGTGGCTTGAAAGCTGCTGCTGAAGCTGCGGGTAAACCAGAATGGGGTAGCACAGGTCCCACTGATGCCGGCCACTATAACAACTGGCCGGAAGATACCCCTTTTTTCAGAAAAGACGGCGGAGGCTGGAACAGCACTTATGGTGAATTCTTCCTCGGCTGGTACTCCCAAATGCTCTTGGACCATGGTGAGAGGATACTGACCTCAGCTAAGTCTATCTTCGAGGAGGCCGGTGTAAAGATCTCAGTAAAGGTTGCAGGCATCCACTGGCATTACGGGACCCGGTCCCATGCCCCTGAGCTCACAGCAGGGTATTACAACACACGATTCAGAGATGGTTATGTTCCTATTGCGCAAATGCTAGCACGCCATGGTGCCATCTTCAATTTCACTTGTGTTGAGATGCGCGACCACGAGCAGCCACAGGATGCTCAATGTTTACCAGAGAAGCTTGTTAGGCAAGTGGCTATGGCCACACAGAAAACAAACGTACCACTTGCCGGTGAAAATGCACTGCCAAGGTACGACGACTATGCACATGAACAGATATTGGAAGCATCATCTCTGAACGTTGAGGGCAACACTGAAGGCAACCAAATGTGTGCGTTCACATACTTGAGGATGAACCCGCATTTGTTCCAGCCCGATAACTGGAGGCGTTTTGTGGCGtttgtgaagaaaatgaaggaaaagggTAGCCACAAGTGCCGGGAAGAGGTGGAGAGGGAAGCGGAGCATTTTGTGCACGTTTCAACACCTTTGGTGCAGGAGGCTGCCGTTCCTCTTATGCACTAA
- the LOC137732775 gene encoding uncharacterized protein, translating to MVLVSSVRIMPPRREPRRSSESNFPDVAQLGEVFATALQSVLRPPQRTPLETMYNLKLDKFEGNEGHERAERWLEHIEKTFRVLHNQGNLPVERWVETTSWFLGTESAAWWEQELRRLTPAEKTDWDVFKDLFKRRFVPPEYIDRKKQEFTELRQRKMTANEYYRRFTDLSRYHPDVAGNPAEMLRRFRLGTKKKWRSMATTTHCETYQDFYEILLRIEDSENMSSESEEEEKDGDQKKDDKGKGQALLGPRRTQNFKRGGASSSSSSGGFSATGQGREGRFSGGARGQRQGDGGRGRALVYPRCNNRHFGECRRGSSGCFTCGQMGHRAANCPQSQQQKPQQTFMPPPAPI from the coding sequence atggttttggtgtcttctgtcagaattatgccgcctcgccgggaaccacgtcgctcttcTGAGTCTAACTTCCCCGATgttgctcagttgggggaagtttttgctacagcccttcagtcagtattgcgccctccccagaggactcctctggagactatgtataatctgaAATTGGATAAGTTTGAGGGTAATGAGGGTCACGAGAGAGCAGAACGATGGTTAGAGCACattgagaagacttttcgtgtgttgcacaatcaggggaaccttcctgttgagaggtgggtcgagacgacctcatggtttctaggtacggagtctgcagcctggtgggaACAGGAGCTTCGTCGTTTGACTCCAGCCGAGAAGACTGATTGGGACGTTTTCAAGGATTTGTTCAAGAGGAGATTTGTGCCGCCTGAGTACATTGATCGGAAGAAACAGGAGTTCACCGAGCTGAGACAGCGGAAGATGACAGCTAATGAGTACTATCGCAGGTTCACTGATCTGTCTCGCTACCATCCTGACgttgctggtaatccggcggagatgcttcgtcgtttccgcctaggtactaagaagaagtggcgttcgatggcgaccactacccACTGCGAGACCTACCAGGATTTCTACGAGATATTGTTGAGGATAGAGGATTCTGAGAACATGTCGAGCgagagtgaggaagaagaaaaagacggTGATCAGAAGAAGGATGACAAGGGTAAAGGTCAAGCGTTGCTCGGGCCTCGTaggactcagaacttcaagaggggtggcgCTAGTTCGAGTTCTTCTAGCGGTGGtttcagtgccactggacagggACGAgaaggtagattttctggtggtgctagaggccagaggcaagGCGACGGTGGTCGAGGCAGAGCCCTAGTTTACCccaggtgtaacaaccggcatttcggcgagtgcaggCGTGGCAGTAGTGGTTGCTTCAcgtgtgggcagatgggacatcgggctgcgaattgtccccagagtcagcagcagaagccgcagcagacttttatgccaccacctgcaccgatcTAG
- the LOC137731757 gene encoding hydroxycinnamoyltransferase-like isoform X1, with the protein MAKQEHSSTLRNLKVYAKSNLERGEERRRCQTIPYHLRFPFYEPDFGWGKPPWVTSGTEFKNLILLMDTRDGDGIEVSLNLKEEDMAIFESTKELLEVLMCLHHSIHLNLLVSHMRFRGFELPQISRRSNFTLE; encoded by the exons ATGGCAAAGCAAGAGCATTCCAGCACTCTCAGGAACTTAAAAG TTTATGCAAAGAGCAACTTAGAAAGaggtgaagaaagaagaagatgtCAAACCATACCTTATCACCTCAG GTTTCCTTTCTATGAACCTGATTTTGGATGGGGAAAGCCACCATGGGTGACTTCAGGTACGGAGTTCAAGAATCTAATTTTGTTAATGGATACACGAGATGGAGATGGCATAGAAGTATCCTTGAATCTCAAGGAAGAAGACATGGCCATATTTGAAAGCACTAAGGAGCTGCTTGA GGTGCTAATGTGCCTCCACCATTCAATTCATTTGAATCTACTGGTCTCCCATATGAGATTCAGGG GTTTTGAGCTTCCACAAATTTCAAGGCGTTCAAACTTTACTCTCGAATGA